A portion of the Acidimicrobiales bacterium genome contains these proteins:
- the dcd gene encoding dCTP deaminase yields MILSDRTIRQELEAGRIVIEPLGDGCIQPSSVDLHVDRYFRVFRNHTMRVIDVKEDQENLTELVEMHEDEAFILHPGEFVLGSTEERVRLPDDLVARLEGKSSLGRLGLLIHSTAGFVDAGFDGHLTLELSNVANLPITLYPGMKIGQISFLRMTTPADNPYGSKTAGSKYQGQRGPTPSRYSENFRPPG; encoded by the coding sequence ATGATCCTCTCCGACCGCACGATCCGCCAGGAGCTCGAAGCGGGCCGCATCGTGATCGAGCCGCTGGGCGACGGCTGCATCCAGCCGTCGTCCGTGGACCTCCACGTCGACCGCTACTTCCGGGTCTTCCGGAACCACACGATGCGGGTGATCGACGTCAAGGAGGACCAGGAGAACCTCACCGAGCTTGTGGAGATGCACGAGGACGAGGCGTTCATCCTCCATCCCGGCGAGTTCGTGCTCGGGTCGACCGAGGAGCGGGTGCGCCTCCCCGACGACCTCGTGGCCCGCCTGGAGGGCAAGTCGAGCCTGGGTCGGCTCGGCCTCCTGATCCACAGCACGGCCGGCTTCGTCGACGCCGGCTTCGACGGGCACCTCACGCTGGAGCTCTCCAACGTGGCCAACCTGCCCATCACGCTGTACCCGGGCATGAAGATCGGCCAGATCAGCTTCCTGCGCATGACCACGCCGGCCGACAACCCCTACGGGTCGAAGACGGCGGGCTCGAAGTACCAGGGCCAGCGGGGCCCCACGCCCAGCCGCTACTCGGAGAACTTCCGCCCCCCCGGCTGA